In Nitrospirota bacterium, the following are encoded in one genomic region:
- a CDS encoding nucleotidyltransferase domain-containing protein, whose product MKTDFLKQIKDYFKDREEVSAVYLFGSTATGSETASSDIDIAILLKRGVNPYKPDIQLKIMSDLELLLKKRIDVVLLNSADPILEHQIRKHSKVLIDKNPKIRMTYELEARKKYFDFIYRHNNYMKILKNRILQVSR is encoded by the coding sequence GTGAAAACAGATTTCTTAAAACAAATAAAAGATTATTTTAAGGACAGAGAAGAGGTTTCCGCTGTTTATCTGTTTGGCTCCACGGCAACCGGAAGTGAAACCGCTTCAAGTGATATTGACATTGCTATATTGCTAAAGCGCGGGGTTAATCCATACAAGCCGGACATCCAGTTAAAAATAATGTCAGACCTTGAATTGCTTTTAAAGAAACGCATTGATGTTGTTCTGCTGAACAGCGCAGACCCTATACTTGAACACCAGATACGCAAACATAGCAAAGTCCTCATTGATAAAAATCCGAAAATCAGAATGACTTATGAGTTAGAGGCAAGGAAAAAATACTTTGATTTTATATACAGGCACAACAACTATATGAAAATCCTGAAAAACAGGATTTTGCAGGTTTCACGATGA
- the pilQ gene encoding type IV pilus secretin PilQ, producing MRMQKEGSRVQQSNRAIEQQSLVKESFTAALLRFCATALILLFTSYFSPSYANEKGAPISMELRDVELSDVLRALGQEHGINIIIDEKVTGKVTVSLRNVPLWDAIDSILKGKGFAYIKDGNVVRVISSGADEDLATYTATVKYANAKDIEGIITKVLSKRGSIASDLKSNMVVIRDIPSAIERVTQLLKQVDVKTKQIMIEAKIVEVSTNASRELGIQWGTMYRNGDAYIFGGGTSGGGTTGTTGTVGVLPSSTTGPGTTTTGTIPLTGGAGFGGSALNVNLPAAVGFGSGGAIGIGILTKNAILDLQISALETQGSARTLSSPKVMVLDNQEAYIKSGTGILIPTSSTSGTTTTTSVTEKEALLQLKVTPRVINDDQISLKILTSRDVFDFSRSVQGSPPKNTRETQTNLIVKNGETIVIGGIYTETETEGEAGVPLLSRIPLIGWLFKKETKTKDKTELLIFITPRIKAEEI from the coding sequence ATGAGAATGCAGAAAGAGGGGTCAAGGGTGCAACAGAGCAATAGAGCAATAGAGCAGCAGTCTTTAGTGAAGGAATCTTTTACTGCTGCGCTTCTGCGCTTCTGCGCTACTGCTCTTATTTTGCTGTTTACTTCTTACTTCTCACCTTCTTACGCCAATGAAAAAGGCGCTCCTATCTCAATGGAATTAAGGGACGTTGAACTGAGCGATGTTTTGAGGGCGCTGGGACAGGAGCACGGCATAAACATAATTATTGACGAAAAAGTTACGGGCAAGGTGACAGTCAGCCTCAGGAATGTCCCTCTATGGGATGCTATTGATTCTATATTAAAGGGCAAGGGCTTTGCATACATAAAGGATGGGAATGTTGTGAGAGTGATTTCTTCGGGAGCAGACGAAGACCTTGCGACCTATACGGCAACCGTTAAATACGCTAATGCTAAAGACATTGAGGGAATTATTACAAAGGTCTTAAGCAAGAGGGGTTCCATTGCCTCTGACCTGAAGAGCAATATGGTAGTTATAAGGGATATTCCGTCTGCAATAGAGAGGGTTACGCAGCTTTTGAAACAGGTGGATGTAAAGACAAAGCAGATTATGATAGAGGCAAAGATTGTTGAGGTCAGCACAAATGCAAGCAGGGAATTGGGCATACAGTGGGGCACGATGTACCGGAACGGTGATGCATATATATTTGGTGGCGGCACATCCGGTGGCGGCACAACAGGTACTACCGGCACTGTAGGGGTGCTGCCATCAAGCACTACAGGTCCCGGCACGACAACTACAGGGACAATCCCATTAACAGGAGGCGCTGGTTTTGGAGGGAGCGCTTTGAATGTAAATCTGCCGGCTGCGGTTGGGTTTGGTTCCGGCGGAGCAATAGGCATAGGTATTCTTACAAAAAATGCGATACTTGACCTCCAGATATCAGCCCTTGAAACTCAGGGGAGTGCAAGGACGCTGTCAAGCCCGAAGGTGATGGTTCTTGACAATCAGGAGGCTTATATCAAGAGCGGCACAGGCATACTTATTCCTACATCGAGTACGTCTGGAACGACTACTACTACGAGTGTTACGGAAAAAGAAGCTCTGTTGCAGTTAAAAGTTACTCCAAGGGTGATAAATGACGACCAGATATCTCTGAAGATTTTGACATCCAGGGATGTATTTGACTTTAGCCGCAGTGTTCAGGGAAGTCCGCCTAAGAACACACGTGAGACGCAGACCAATCTCATTGTTAAAAACGGCGAGACAATAGTTATCGGCGGCATCTATACAGAGACAGAAACAGAGGGAGAGGCTGGAGTACCATTACTTTCCAGGATTCCTCTGATTGGATGGCTGTTCAAGAAAGAGACTAAAACAAAGGATAAAACAGAACTTCTCATATTCATAACCCCGCGGATTAAAGCAGAAGAGATTTGA
- a CDS encoding polymer-forming cytoskeletal protein — translation MGSINSMFSKNTEKLESFIGINSHFKGDIKTQGTLRVDGTVEGNIETDWLILGETSHLKGDATSRGIIVGGRVDGNLTAREIIEIKTKGQVTGELATNKLNIAEGAMFDGRSSMLREESNVIELQAKEKAS, via the coding sequence ATGGGTTCAATTAATTCAATGTTTTCAAAAAACACAGAAAAGCTCGAATCATTTATCGGCATCAACAGCCACTTTAAAGGCGATATAAAAACACAGGGGACCCTGCGGGTTGACGGCACAGTTGAAGGCAATATTGAAACTGACTGGCTCATACTTGGAGAAACATCGCATCTTAAGGGCGATGCTACATCGAGAGGCATTATTGTCGGAGGCAGGGTTGACGGCAATCTAACCGCCAGAGAAATTATAGAGATTAAAACTAAGGGACAGGTTACAGGCGAGCTTGCGACAAACAAACTCAACATTGCAGAAGGCGCAATGTTTGACGGCCGTTCTTCAATGCTCAGGGAAGAATCAAACGTGATTGAACTGCAGGCCAAGGAAAAGGCGTCTTAG
- a CDS encoding prepilin-type N-terminal cleavage/methylation domain-containing protein, which produces MKVSGIGLLKKLFTFNFSPPHPPLTKGGRGGGNKGFTLIETVIVMVIAVILAAVVAVGWSPFDTIKLYNAKRKVAADIRYSQKLAISSQQRCGVFRNSATAYTVFEQGSTADPAPSSGDGCSTDASNNFVVDFSAGRCSDYSGVTTTFTTSVANTIYFNSLGTPVDAAGTAIAGNQTVTVTFNGSRDITIDAGTGRVSY; this is translated from the coding sequence ATGAAAGTGTCAGGTATCGGATTATTAAAAAAACTTTTCACTTTTAACTTTTCACCTCCCCATCCCCCCCTTACTAAGGGGGGGCGAGGGGGGGGCAACAAAGGTTTCACCCTCATAGAAACAGTAATCGTAATGGTCATTGCAGTTATCCTCGCTGCCGTGGTTGCCGTCGGATGGAGTCCTTTTGACACAATAAAACTCTACAATGCAAAGCGAAAAGTCGCCGCTGACATAAGATACTCCCAGAAACTTGCAATCTCATCACAGCAGAGGTGCGGAGTTTTCAGGAACAGCGCAACAGCTTACACAGTATTTGAACAAGGCAGCACCGCTGACCCTGCGCCAAGTTCAGGGGATGGATGCTCCACAGATGCATCAAATAATTTTGTTGTTGATTTTAGCGCAGGCAGATGCAGTGATTACAGCGGAGTTACAACCACATTCACCACGTCCGTAGCAAATACAATATACTTCAACTCTCTCGGCACGCCTGTTGACGCCGCAGGAACAGCGATTGCAGGCAACCAGACTGTAACAGTCACTTTTAATGGCAGCAGGGATATAACCATAGACGCAGGCACAGGAAGGGTGAGTTACTAA
- a CDS encoding PilN domain-containing protein, with protein sequence MKETLNLLQVEVKAGAPAKKGWFYYLLAGLSVYIVVIMGLWLLNIINARKLGAEMDKLNKQKIGLQQQIKPLSAVTVAPSLLVDKEILIAMEKAPKWSQTLSAISVVVPEDVWLSSIESREEKGVKHMNIKGFSAAQLGVANFISALELSHYFYDVEIVFVQKGAKDISFELKAKMRWT encoded by the coding sequence ATGAAAGAAACATTAAATCTTCTGCAGGTTGAGGTGAAGGCAGGCGCTCCTGCAAAGAAAGGCTGGTTTTATTATCTGCTTGCAGGGCTTTCAGTTTATATAGTTGTAATTATGGGACTCTGGCTTTTGAATATTATTAACGCCAGGAAGCTTGGCGCTGAGATGGACAAGCTGAATAAACAGAAAATAGGACTGCAGCAGCAGATAAAGCCCCTCTCTGCTGTTACTGTTGCCCCGTCTTTGTTGGTGGACAAGGAAATATTGATTGCAATGGAGAAGGCTCCAAAATGGAGTCAGACACTCAGCGCTATCTCAGTTGTTGTGCCGGAGGATGTATGGCTTTCCTCCATTGAATCGCGGGAAGAAAAAGGTGTAAAGCATATGAACATAAAAGGATTTTCAGCGGCACAACTCGGCGTTGCAAATTTTATATCCGCGCTTGAGCTGTCTCATTATTTCTATGATGTTGAGATAGTTTTTGTGCAGAAAGGCGCCAAGGATATTTCTTTTGAACTGAAGGCAAAGATGAGATGGACATGA
- a CDS encoding prepilin-type N-terminal cleavage/methylation domain-containing protein gives MRVKSLKFKVKSSLKKLFTPHSSLFTCKNGVTLIELVIVMVLAAIVAVVVANALSTGVKGNLVTDYRKEALDQARVAMERMRREIRNLNNSASVTTGIATQFCFTDTESLLIDYSYSSPNITRDTGNCAAGGGATLSTSITAFSFVYLRADGVTVDSPFSAATTKLIRIILTANISGESVQLQTEVWPRNL, from the coding sequence ATGAGAGTTAAAAGTTTAAAGTTTAAAGTTAAAAGTTCTTTGAAGAAACTCTTCACTCCTCACTCTTCACTCTTCACTTGTAAAAATGGCGTTACGCTTATTGAGCTTGTCATAGTAATGGTTCTGGCAGCCATTGTTGCCGTTGTTGTGGCTAATGCCCTGTCAACGGGGGTTAAGGGAAACCTTGTGACAGACTACCGCAAAGAGGCGCTTGATCAGGCAAGGGTTGCGATGGAGAGGATGAGGAGAGAAATAAGGAATCTGAATAATAGCGCGAGCGTAACCACAGGAATCGCAACACAATTCTGTTTTACGGACACGGAATCATTGCTGATAGATTACAGTTATTCAAGTCCTAATATCACCCGCGACACTGGCAATTGTGCTGCCGGAGGCGGGGCAACGCTTTCAACGAGTATAACTGCGTTTTCATTCGTTTATCTCAGGGCAGATGGAGTTACTGTTGATTCACCATTCTCCGCTGCAACCACAAAGCTTATAAGAATAATTTTGACCGCTAACATCTCAGGCGAAAGCGTTCAGCTTCAGACAGAGGTCTGGCCGCGGAATTTGTGA
- a CDS encoding GIY-YIG nuclease family protein codes for MDRQYYLYIMTNQKNTVIYTGVTNNLKRRAYEHKEKLVEGFTKKYNITKLVYYEIFSNIEYAILREKQIKGGPRAKKIALINKINHQWKDLYEDL; via the coding sequence ATGGACAGACAATACTATCTATACATTATGACAAATCAGAAAAATACAGTAATTTATACAGGTGTCACTAACAATTTAAAAAGAAGGGCTTATGAACATAAGGAGAAACTGGTTGAGGGATTTACAAAAAAATATAACATTACAAAATTAGTTTATTACGAGATATTTAGTAATATAGAGTATGCTATTTTAAGAGAGAAACAGATTAAAGGCGGACCAAGAGCAAAGAAGATTGCATTGATTAATAAAATAAATCATCAATGGAAAGACTTGTATGAAGACTTGTAA
- the pilM gene encoding pilus assembly protein PilM produces the protein MFELFKPAPLGVDLGDGSVKVIGLNGKKISLAAFMDIPFSDWEEEALLINKLKNFFKEINIVGKDTVVNIPGHLSFIRTINLPPMPKGELKEAVKWEIKRQLPYPQEEAVYDYIAAPAADGIVVTFASAERKNVRRYISPFKEAGLKVVAVDVNPLCLIRALPLHGSGNIIVLDIGARSMEIDIMRSESVRLTRTVELGGEQIKNQLISEGFPEGEIDDIMMNGPAERMKEALNQFLREIFLSIDYYKATFKEKVFSEVILTGGVAINHAVRDYFSQMLDIPVSVPNPFDNLIMKDESLRPLGPRFSVAIGLAKRAS, from the coding sequence ATGTTTGAATTGTTCAAGCCTGCTCCCTTAGGGGTGGATCTTGGCGACGGTTCGGTTAAAGTTATTGGACTTAACGGTAAAAAAATTTCTCTCGCCGCATTTATGGATATCCCCTTCTCTGATTGGGAAGAAGAAGCTCTTCTGATAAACAAACTGAAAAATTTCTTCAAAGAAATAAATATTGTTGGCAAAGATACAGTAGTTAATATTCCGGGACACCTTTCATTTATAAGGACGATAAACCTGCCTCCTATGCCCAAGGGCGAATTAAAAGAAGCTGTTAAGTGGGAGATAAAACGGCAGCTGCCTTATCCGCAGGAAGAAGCTGTCTATGATTATATAGCAGCCCCGGCTGCGGATGGCATTGTTGTTACCTTTGCCTCTGCCGAGAGGAAAAATGTCCGGCGCTATATATCTCCTTTTAAGGAAGCCGGCCTTAAGGTTGTGGCAGTTGATGTAAATCCTTTGTGCCTTATAAGGGCGCTTCCATTGCACGGTTCAGGCAACATAATAGTGCTTGACATAGGGGCGCGAAGCATGGAGATAGACATAATGAGGTCGGAATCCGTACGGCTGACAAGGACGGTTGAACTGGGAGGCGAACAAATAAAAAACCAGCTTATAAGCGAAGGGTTCCCTGAAGGAGAGATTGATGATATCATGATGAACGGCCCTGCAGAGAGAATGAAAGAGGCGCTGAATCAGTTTTTGAGAGAGATTTTCCTTTCAATAGATTATTACAAGGCAACTTTTAAAGAGAAGGTATTTTCTGAGGTTATTCTCACAGGCGGTGTTGCGATCAATCATGCTGTTCGGGATTATTTTTCTCAAATGCTTGATATCCCTGTTAGTGTTCCAAACCCGTTTGATAACCTTATTATGAAGGACGAAAGCCTGAGGCCGCTTGGCCCCCGATTCTCTGTGGCAATCGGCCTTGCGAAGAGGGCTTCATGA
- a CDS encoding DUF86 domain-containing protein: MTDKEITDRLISLISEYTADLKEAAGSYRKFSDFRADKKTQRYAERTLQIGIEACLDLANHIISAEGFREPSSNADAFYVLCENKIIPTAFFNKLKDMASFRNLMVHNYAKVDIAKVYGILKRHLRDFDIYLAYIVKFLERNKTAKKKK, from the coding sequence ATGACAGATAAAGAAATTACAGACAGGCTGATTTCTCTGATTTCGGAATATACGGCTGATTTAAAAGAGGCCGCAGGGTCATACAGGAAATTTTCAGATTTCAGGGCTGACAAAAAAACCCAGAGATACGCTGAACGGACACTCCAGATAGGCATTGAGGCGTGTCTTGACCTTGCCAATCATATTATTTCAGCAGAGGGTTTCCGGGAGCCTTCAAGCAATGCCGATGCTTTCTATGTGCTTTGTGAAAATAAGATAATTCCGACAGCCTTCTTCAATAAACTGAAAGACATGGCAAGTTTCAGAAACCTGATGGTCCATAATTACGCAAAGGTGGACATTGCAAAGGTTTACGGAATTCTGAAAAGGCATCTAAGAGATTTTGATATATATCTCGCCTATATCGTCAAGTTTCTTGAAAGAAACAAAACAGCAAAGAAAAAGAAGTAA
- a CDS encoding aminopeptidase — translation MTTKTLRNIFSVNLRVKKSESVLVFTDVPFNEEFIEDSDRCRRERLRDIAILIAETGKGFCKKILYHEYPATGSHGAEPPKELWAMAFGEKAFNELKAQKLSARLINKKADDSDMRRAEEIIARHKKYAVNAVIALSNYSTSHTRFRDLLTRICKTRYASMPLFDAAMLEGAMNVNWRLIDRRTRGIARIVDKAEAVEIETPNGTSISFSKKGRKAESDTGLLTAPGSFGNLPAGEVYLAPLEGTAEGRLVLEFAPTRQLKSPVTLTVKNGFVKEVSGDEEYAGYLRAKLSERIENANIAELGIGTNDMAKRPDNILESEKILGTIHIALGDNSSFGGNVSTPFHQDFVFFRPTVTLIHKGGIRTALIKGGRFVNAG, via the coding sequence TTGACGACAAAGACGCTAAGGAACATATTCAGCGTTAACCTAAGAGTCAAAAAATCAGAGAGTGTTCTTGTATTCACAGATGTGCCATTTAATGAAGAGTTCATAGAGGATTCAGACAGATGCAGAAGGGAAAGACTGCGCGACATAGCCATCCTTATCGCTGAGACAGGGAAAGGTTTCTGCAAAAAGATTCTTTATCATGAATATCCTGCCACAGGCAGCCACGGCGCAGAGCCTCCTAAAGAACTATGGGCAATGGCATTCGGCGAAAAGGCATTCAATGAGCTGAAGGCGCAAAAGCTGTCAGCCCGCCTCATAAATAAAAAAGCTGATGATTCGGATATGAGAAGGGCAGAAGAAATTATAGCCCGCCATAAAAAGTATGCTGTGAATGCTGTCATTGCGCTTTCAAATTATTCTACAAGCCATACGAGGTTCAGGGACCTTCTGACAAGGATATGCAAAACACGTTATGCCAGCATGCCGTTGTTTGATGCGGCGATGCTTGAGGGCGCAATGAACGTAAACTGGAGACTGATTGACAGAAGGACCAGGGGCATTGCGAGAATTGTAGATAAGGCTGAGGCTGTAGAGATAGAGACGCCTAACGGCACCTCTATTTCATTTTCAAAAAAAGGCAGGAAGGCAGAATCAGACACCGGGCTTCTCACAGCGCCGGGTTCATTCGGAAATCTTCCGGCAGGCGAGGTATATCTTGCGCCGTTGGAAGGCACGGCAGAAGGTCGGCTGGTCCTTGAGTTTGCGCCTACGAGGCAATTAAAATCACCTGTGACATTAACAGTAAAAAACGGATTTGTTAAAGAGGTATCAGGTGATGAGGAATACGCCGGTTATCTGAGAGCAAAACTGTCAGAGCGCATTGAAAATGCAAATATAGCGGAACTCGGCATAGGCACCAATGATATGGCGAAAAGGCCTGACAATATTCTTGAATCGGAAAAAATCCTCGGCACGATTCATATTGCGCTTGGTGACAACAGTTCATTCGGAGGAAATGTCAGCACGCCGTTTCATCAGGACTTTGTGTTCTTCAGGCCCACCGTGACATTGATTCATAAAGGCGGCATCAGGACAGCGCTTATAAAAGGCGGCAGATTTGTCAATGCAGGATAA
- the pilO gene encoding type 4a pilus biogenesis protein PilO, producing MDIKAIKSKIESLSQRERLIAIVTLTVIIVIVPYMLLYSPSSVSVKNKKQAIQNLKKEIEAANAALASQAAFPKEPVAEKITLPEAEDLSGMLAAISREATIANVDFVSIAPEGFEHKNKFIELRVKIELRVKFRELYDFIKILETRHKLFLIQELKFETNAALYPSGVALLKAVTYLRKKE from the coding sequence ATGGACATAAAAGCTATTAAAAGTAAGATAGAAAGCCTTTCGCAGAGGGAAAGGCTGATTGCTATAGTAACGCTTACAGTAATAATCGTTATTGTTCCATACATGCTGCTTTATTCGCCTTCATCCGTAAGTGTTAAGAACAAAAAACAGGCGATTCAGAATTTAAAGAAAGAGATAGAGGCAGCAAATGCAGCATTGGCATCACAGGCCGCTTTCCCGAAGGAACCTGTCGCAGAAAAGATTACGCTTCCGGAGGCGGAAGATCTTTCAGGAATGTTAGCGGCTATAAGCAGGGAGGCTACTATTGCAAATGTTGATTTTGTATCCATAGCGCCTGAAGGTTTTGAGCATAAAAATAAATTTATAGAATTAAGGGTAAAGATCGAACTGAGGGTAAAGTTTAGGGAGTTGTATGATTTCATTAAGATTCTTGAAACAAGGCATAAATTATTTCTTATACAGGAACTTAAATTTGAGACAAACGCTGCACTGTATCCTTCAGGCGTAGCTTTGCTGAAAGCAGTGACGTATCTGAGGAAAAAGGAATGA
- a CDS encoding argininosuccinate synthase: MKIVLAYSGGLDTSVAIKWLKETYNAEVIAFCADLGQGEDLNAVKKKALRTGASKVYVEDLKEEFVRNYVFPMLRANAVYEGAYLLGTSIARPLIAKKQIEIAKKEKADAVSHGATGKGNDQVRFELTYYALKPDIKVIAPWREWPFNSRQSLIKYAAKQNIPVPVTKAKPYSTDRNLFHISYEGGILEDPGAEPPKDMFTMLVPPEKAPDKVTYIEISYEKGNPVAINGKKMSPAKLLEKLNSIAGKNGIGRADIVENRYVGIKSRGVYETPGGTVLHIAHRAIESITLDREVMHLRDSLTPKYAELVYYGYWFSPERKILQTMIDEAQEAVTGAVRLKLYKGNCQVVGRKSPESLYQPELATFEAEKVYNQRDAEGFIKLNALRLKINSKVRGLK; encoded by the coding sequence ATGAAAATAGTTCTTGCATATTCCGGAGGGCTTGATACTTCTGTTGCCATAAAATGGCTTAAGGAGACATACAATGCAGAAGTCATTGCCTTCTGCGCGGACCTCGGACAGGGAGAAGACCTTAATGCCGTAAAAAAGAAAGCATTGAGAACCGGAGCCTCAAAAGTATACGTTGAAGACCTGAAAGAAGAATTCGTCAGAAATTATGTCTTCCCAATGTTACGGGCAAATGCAGTTTATGAAGGGGCCTATCTGCTTGGCACATCAATAGCAAGGCCGTTAATTGCTAAAAAACAAATAGAGATTGCAAAAAAAGAAAAGGCGGATGCGGTATCCCACGGCGCCACAGGAAAGGGCAACGATCAGGTGAGGTTTGAACTCACCTACTATGCGCTGAAACCTGATATAAAAGTAATAGCTCCGTGGCGTGAATGGCCTTTTAATTCAAGGCAGTCGTTAATCAAATATGCAGCAAAGCAAAATATTCCTGTTCCTGTGACAAAGGCTAAACCTTACAGCACTGACAGAAATCTCTTTCATATAAGCTATGAGGGAGGAATTCTTGAAGATCCAGGGGCAGAGCCTCCAAAGGATATGTTTACCATGCTTGTCCCTCCTGAAAAGGCGCCGGATAAAGTTACGTATATTGAGATAAGTTATGAGAAAGGAAACCCGGTTGCCATAAACGGCAAAAAAATGTCTCCGGCAAAACTTCTTGAAAAACTTAATTCAATAGCAGGAAAGAATGGAATAGGCAGGGCTGATATAGTTGAAAACAGATACGTCGGAATAAAATCACGCGGGGTTTATGAAACACCCGGCGGCACAGTCCTTCATATCGCACACAGGGCCATTGAATCAATAACGCTCGACAGGGAAGTTATGCATCTCAGGGATTCATTGACGCCCAAGTATGCCGAGCTTGTATATTACGGATACTGGTTTTCTCCGGAGAGAAAGATACTCCAGACGATGATAGATGAAGCTCAGGAAGCTGTCACAGGCGCGGTGAGGCTTAAGCTCTATAAGGGAAACTGTCAGGTTGTCGGAAGAAAATCGCCGGAATCCCTTTATCAGCCCGAACTTGCGACTTTTGAGGCAGAGAAGGTTTATAACCAGAGGGATGCCGAGGGATTTATAAAGTTGAACGCATTAAGACTGAAAATAAATTCAAAGGTGAGAGGTTTAAAATAA
- a CDS encoding peptidoglycan endopeptidase — MLFLFAACDGKVDDKQPLQKKDLRYAVAVLPTPVLNTPDFSSVFGGSDGRTLKLTAKNLIEEVEFIAMPHTVFIIEEEIIKGRREILKVSTKDYPHHAVSGYYIDSRFVEKRLEKPQERRRKLPDKNTIIKRLLSADGAIYVWGGNYSKGIPEMLEFYKPSGTLPDDVLKRWTLKGVDCSGLLYEATGGYTPRNTDSLFSFGRPVDVKGLSPDEIAKKLKPLDIIVYKRHVLIVLNSREVIESAISRGVHVKNLLSAVRAVSEIMQPANDYKGAGKGEKFVVRRWFLNSRIKSLRRLFLGLQFNHV, encoded by the coding sequence ATGCTTTTTTTATTTGCAGCGTGTGATGGAAAAGTCGATGATAAGCAGCCCCTGCAAAAGAAAGATTTGCGCTACGCTGTTGCAGTTCTGCCGACTCCTGTTTTGAACACGCCTGATTTCAGTTCCGTATTCGGAGGCAGTGACGGAAGGACCTTAAAGCTCACCGCAAAAAATCTCATAGAAGAGGTTGAATTTATTGCCATGCCGCATACAGTCTTTATTATAGAAGAGGAAATTATAAAGGGCCGCCGTGAGATACTCAAAGTAAGCACAAAGGATTATCCGCATCATGCAGTGAGCGGCTACTATATAGACAGCCGGTTTGTTGAGAAGAGGCTTGAAAAACCGCAGGAGCGCCGAAGGAAACTTCCTGACAAAAACACGATAATAAAGAGATTGCTTTCTGCTGATGGCGCTATATATGTGTGGGGAGGCAACTATTCAAAAGGAATTCCTGAGATGCTTGAGTTTTATAAACCGTCAGGGACCCTGCCCGATGACGTATTGAAGAGGTGGACCTTGAAAGGCGTTGATTGTTCAGGGCTTCTTTATGAAGCAACCGGAGGCTATACCCCCCGCAATACAGATTCCCTTTTTTCTTTCGGGAGGCCTGTTGATGTAAAAGGACTGTCTCCTGATGAAATAGCAAAGAAGCTCAAGCCGCTGGATATTATTGTATATAAAAGGCATGTGTTAATAGTCCTTAACAGCAGAGAGGTGATTGAGAGCGCTATCTCACGAGGGGTGCATGTCAAAAATCTGCTAAGCGCAGTCAGGGCTGTCAGCGAAATAATGCAGCCTGCCAATGATTATAAGGGCGCTGGCAAAGGAGAAAAATTCGTTGTAAGGAGATGGTTCCTGAATAGCAGAATAAAATCCCTAAGACGCCTTTTCCTTGGCCTGCAGTTCAATCACGTTTGA
- a CDS encoding divalent-cation tolerance protein CutA — translation MENIVVFITVSNEDEAANIARALVEGRLAACVNIVRNLRSIYSWQGQVEDESEVLMIVKTQKKLFNSLSQKVRELHSYSVPEIIALPIVEGSEDYLKWLKEVTE, via the coding sequence ATGGAAAACATAGTGGTCTTCATAACTGTTTCTAATGAGGATGAGGCAGCAAATATCGCAAGGGCGCTTGTTGAAGGAAGGCTTGCAGCTTGTGTAAATATAGTAAGGAATTTAAGGTCCATATATAGCTGGCAGGGCCAGGTAGAGGATGAATCAGAAGTCCTGATGATTGTTAAAACGCAGAAGAAACTTTTTAACAGCCTTTCTCAAAAAGTAAGGGAACTGCACAGTTACTCTGTGCCGGAGATTATTGCCCTGCCGATTGTTGAAGGGTCGGAGGATTATCTGAAGTGGCTGAAAGAGGTTACAGAATAA